From the Bdellovibrio bacteriovorus genome, one window contains:
- a CDS encoding substrate-binding periplasmic protein, giving the protein MTKLALVLLVWGLSLPLQGLARNITVGFPENQEPYVIFEEGKGRGVAFETMEHAFKKCQWDAKYRAMPSARTIERLRSGALDAGGLIPAAALPGFFESERFFQPENCLVTLAENNIHIEKMEHLKGRRVVSFKNAQYILDKSQLDEIRKVADYQEMQGVEKRLKLLVNKRVDVMLTERNILIYHSQRLGFGDAKKYNFSCILNSTKMGIVFAKKQDRDDFNRCLK; this is encoded by the coding sequence ATGACGAAGTTAGCGCTAGTCCTTCTTGTATGGGGTTTATCACTTCCTCTGCAAGGACTGGCACGAAACATCACCGTCGGCTTTCCCGAAAATCAAGAACCTTACGTGATATTTGAAGAAGGCAAAGGACGTGGTGTCGCTTTTGAGACCATGGAGCATGCTTTTAAAAAATGTCAGTGGGATGCAAAATACCGGGCCATGCCTTCGGCTCGCACTATTGAGCGTTTAAGGAGCGGGGCTCTCGATGCTGGGGGCTTAATTCCAGCAGCGGCTCTTCCGGGTTTTTTTGAAAGCGAACGCTTTTTTCAACCGGAAAACTGTCTGGTGACTTTGGCTGAAAACAATATCCATATCGAAAAAATGGAGCATTTGAAGGGACGCCGAGTGGTGTCGTTCAAAAATGCGCAATACATTCTAGATAAGTCCCAATTGGATGAAATTAGAAAAGTGGCGGACTATCAGGAAATGCAAGGCGTAGAAAAACGCCTGAAACTTTTGGTAAATAAAAGAGTCGACGTCATGCTGACAGAAAGAAATATTCTTATCTATCACAGCCAGCGGTTGGGATTTGGAGACGCCAAGAAATACAATTTTTCCTGCATTTTGAATTCTACAAAAATGGGAATTGTGTTTGCAAAAAAACAAGATCGTGATGACTTCAATCGGTGTTTAAAATAG
- a CDS encoding HD-GYP domain-containing protein: MDYVSIRVSTLRGDQKIDFNAYVKINDKMILYLRRGDSFEGERLQRLKDKKLRKMYILTEEENTYRNYLQKNIEMAYDNSSNKDIQTRAEIIQGSQQSNTEEVFENPDNVESYNYCKDAAGKYVNFILSNAQATQTIMNMENTDKNIAHHGVTVSTLSIALAQKLGITDSRKTQLLTLGALLHDYGHHGSPLNLNQPLDKMSPEDKKMWNQHPHDGAQKVHDKKHFDQTVINIIAQHEETINGAGPKGMREKEMDPLSVIVSSANAMDRLITFEGVPKTEAAKKLMIDHVGKHPLQHLQMLNDILRGV; the protein is encoded by the coding sequence ATGGATTATGTTTCTATTCGCGTAAGCACCCTGCGCGGAGATCAAAAGATCGACTTCAACGCTTACGTTAAAATCAATGACAAGATGATCCTCTACCTTCGTCGCGGCGACAGCTTCGAAGGTGAGCGTCTTCAGCGTCTTAAGGACAAAAAACTTCGCAAGATGTACATCCTTACGGAAGAAGAAAACACCTACCGCAACTATCTGCAAAAGAATATCGAGATGGCTTACGACAACTCTTCCAACAAGGATATTCAAACGCGCGCGGAAATCATTCAAGGCTCCCAACAAAGCAACACCGAAGAGGTGTTTGAAAATCCCGATAATGTTGAGTCTTACAACTACTGCAAAGACGCCGCCGGTAAATATGTGAATTTCATCCTTAGCAATGCGCAAGCCACGCAGACTATCATGAACATGGAAAATACGGATAAGAACATCGCCCATCATGGCGTGACGGTTTCAACACTTTCCATCGCGTTAGCGCAAAAGCTGGGAATCACCGATTCCAGAAAAACGCAGCTTCTGACTTTGGGCGCTCTTCTGCACGACTATGGCCATCATGGCTCTCCTTTGAATTTAAACCAGCCGCTGGATAAAATGAGCCCCGAAGATAAAAAAATGTGGAATCAACATCCCCACGACGGAGCCCAAAAGGTTCACGATAAAAAACATTTTGATCAAACCGTGATTAATATCATCGCTCAACACGAAGAAACGATTAATGGTGCGGGTCCGAAGGGCATGCGCGAAAAAGAGATGGATCCTCTTTCGGTCATCGTCTCTTCCGCCAATGCCATGGACCGTTTGATCACTTTTGAAGGTGTTCCCAAAACGGAAGCGGCTAAAAAACTAATGATTGATCACGTCGGCAAACATCCGCTGCAACACCTGCAAATGCTGAATGATATCCTGCGCGGAGTTTGA